One region of Camelus bactrianus isolate YW-2024 breed Bactrian camel chromosome 22, ASM4877302v1, whole genome shotgun sequence genomic DNA includes:
- the INSL3 gene encoding insulin-like 3 has translation MDPCRLSWALVLLGPALALALGPAPAQEAPEKLCGHHFVRALVRLCGGPRWSPEDGQPVAGGDRELLRWLEGKHLLHGLVANGDPMLILASPPLPQASHHHHHRRQAAATNPARHCCLSGCTRQDLLALCPH, from the exons ATGGACCCCTGCCGGCTCTCCTGGGCGCTGGTGCTGCTGGGCCCGGCCCTGGCGCTTGCCCTGGGCCCTGCGCCCGCCCAGGAGGCCCCCGAGAAGCTGTGCGGCCACCACTTCGTGCGCGCGCTGGTGCGGCTGTGCGGGGGCCCGCGCTGGTCCCCCGAGGACGGGCAACCTGTGGCTGGTGGCGACC gtGAGCTGCTACGGTGGCTGGAAGGAAAACATCTCCTCCATGGGCTGGTGGCCAATGGGGACCCCATGCTGATACTCGCCTCAccgcccctgccccaggcctctcaccatcaccaccaccgccGCCAGGCAGCTGCCACCAACCCTGCCCGCCACTGCTGCCTCAGTGGCTGCACCCGGCAAGACCTGCTGGCCCTCTGTCCCCACTGA
- the B3GNT3 gene encoding N-acetyllactosaminide beta-1,3-N-acetylglucosaminyltransferase 3, protein MRYLRPLRVEVGLVVALSAIILLLVFSLHTSPPTCLGLKEPLSLPPPAPPVTPMALVWPSPPSHPPPAPCLANTSMAALQDFAGQPQHIRNFLLYKHCRHFQLLLDVPPDKCAQPVFLLLVIKSSPRNYERRELVRRTWGHERQVHGVQLRRIFLVGTDPNPLEARKVNRLLAIEAQTHGDILQWDFYDSFFNLTLKQVLFLQWQETRCTNASFVLNGDDDVFAHTDNMVSYLQDHDPDHHLFVGQLIYNVGPIRSPWSKYYVPKVVTKEEHYPPYCGGGGFLLSRFTATALRRAAPTLELFPIDDVFLGMCLKQEGLQPASHSGIRTSGVQAPSSRLSSFDPCFYRELLLVHRFLPYEMLLMWDALSQPNLSCGKRTQIY, encoded by the exons ATGAGGTATCTCCGGCCCCTGCGGGTAGAGGTGGGCCTGGTTGTGGCTCTGAGCGCCATCATCCTCCTCCTCGTCTTCAGTCTGCACACGTCACCACCCACCTGCCTGGGCCTGAAGGAGCCACTGTCTCTGCCGCCACCTGCACCACCGGTCACCCCCATGGCTCTGGTCTGGCCCTcgccaccctcccacccaccaccTGCCCCCTGCCTGGCCAATACCTCCATGGCGGCCCTGCAGGACTTCGCGGGGCAGCCGCAGCACATACGCAACTTCCTGCTGTACAAACACTGCCGCCACTTCCAGCTGCTGCTGGACGTGCCACCGGACAAGTGTGCACAGCCAGTCTTCCTGCTGCTAGTGATCAAGTCCTCGCCCAGGAATTACGAGCGCCGGGAGCTGGTGCGGCGCACGTGGGGCCACGAACGCCAGGTGCACGGCGTCCAGCTGCGCCGCATTTTCCTTGTGGGCACAGACCCCAACCCACTGGAGGCCCGCAAGGTCAACCGGCTGTTGGCCATAGAGGCGCAGACCCATGGTGACATCCTGCAGTGGGATTTCTATGACTCATTCTTCAACCTCACGCTCAAGCAG GTGCTCTTCCTACAGTGGCAGGAGACTCGGTGCACCAATGCCAGCTTCGTGCTCAATGGAGATGATGACGTCTTTGCACACACAGACAACATGGTCTCCTACCTGCAGGACCATGACCCTGACCACCACCTCTTCGTGGGACAACTGATCTACAATGTGGGCCCTATCCGGTCTCCCTGGAGCAAGTACTATGTGCCAAAGGTGGTGACAAAGGAGGAACACTACCCACCCTACTGTGGGGGGGGTGGCTTCCTGTTGTCCCGCTTCACGGCCACCGCCCTGCGCCGGGCTGCCCCCACCCTCGAACTCTTCCCCATTGATGATGTCTTCCTGGGCATGTGCCTGAAGCAGGAGGGCCTGCAGCCTGCTTCACATAGTGGTATCCGCACATCTGGCGTTCAGGCCCCCTCCAGCCGCCTGTCCTCCTTTGACCCCTGCTTCTACCGAGAGCTGCTGCTGGTACATCGCTTCTTGCCATATGAGATGCTGCTCATGTGGGATGCGCTGAGCCAGCCCAACCTCTCCTGTGGCAAGCGGACACAGATCTACTGA